One window of the Bacillus sp. 2205SS5-2 genome contains the following:
- the gtfA gene encoding sucrose phosphorylase yields MTVKNQVQLITYPDSMGGDLKTLNQVLLQHFSDIFKGGVHILPPFPSSGDRGFAPLTYLEIEPNFGTWEDIRKIGENFDILVDLMVNHISRKSPYFQDFLQKGRKSEYADLFITLDKIWDDGEPIQTDIDKMFLRRSLPYSTFTIEETGEEERVWTTFGKTDPSEQIDFDINSEKVRGLFTDFFVNFKEQNVKIVRLDALGYVIKKLGTSCFFVEPDVYEFLDWIMELANSLDIELLPEVHSHYSIQYKLAEHGCWIYDFILPYRILDTLLNQSSEALCDYLKDRPEKQFTMLDCHDGIPVKPDLDDLINTKEARKVVDVCEERGSNLSLILSEDHKADDGFDVHQIRCSYYSVLNCDDDAYLAARAIQFFSPGVPQVYYVGLLAGENDVGKIKETGDGREINRHNFSLEEIEQALGKEVVQRLLKLIKFRNEYEAFNGDFKVLDSAKDEVRLSWHKNEKSCMLYIDLKTKKSVIDYIDENGKSSKYFV; encoded by the coding sequence ATGACAGTCAAAAATCAAGTACAACTCATTACGTATCCCGATTCAATGGGCGGAGATTTGAAGACTCTTAATCAAGTACTTTTGCAGCATTTTTCTGATATTTTCAAAGGCGGCGTACATATTTTACCCCCTTTTCCTTCATCAGGAGATCGAGGATTTGCCCCATTAACGTATTTAGAAATTGAACCGAATTTCGGTACTTGGGAAGATATTAGGAAGATCGGTGAAAACTTTGATATATTGGTCGATTTGATGGTCAATCATATTTCCAGAAAATCTCCTTATTTTCAAGATTTCTTGCAAAAAGGGAGAAAATCGGAGTATGCAGATTTGTTTATCACCTTAGATAAAATATGGGACGACGGTGAACCAATTCAAACGGATATTGACAAGATGTTCTTACGCAGGTCGTTACCATACTCTACTTTTACAATAGAGGAAACGGGGGAAGAAGAACGGGTCTGGACAACATTTGGAAAAACGGATCCTTCCGAGCAAATTGATTTTGATATCAATTCAGAGAAGGTAAGAGGGTTGTTCACAGACTTTTTTGTGAATTTCAAAGAGCAAAACGTAAAGATAGTGAGATTAGATGCATTAGGATATGTGATTAAAAAACTTGGGACGAGCTGCTTTTTCGTTGAACCTGATGTATATGAATTCCTCGATTGGATTATGGAACTTGCCAACTCATTAGACATTGAATTGCTTCCTGAAGTACATTCTCATTATTCAATCCAATACAAGTTGGCAGAGCATGGTTGTTGGATTTATGATTTTATCTTACCTTATAGAATACTAGATACTTTGCTCAATCAATCGAGTGAAGCCCTTTGTGACTATTTAAAGGATCGACCAGAAAAGCAGTTTACGATGCTAGACTGTCATGATGGGATTCCTGTAAAGCCGGATTTAGATGATCTGATCAACACAAAAGAAGCAAGAAAAGTAGTAGACGTCTGTGAAGAGAGAGGTTCAAATCTTAGTCTGATTTTATCGGAGGATCATAAAGCTGATGATGGATTTGATGTTCATCAAATTCGATGCTCTTACTACTCTGTGCTCAATTGTGATGATGATGCTTACCTAGCAGCCAGAGCGATTCAATTCTTTTCACCAGGAGTTCCGCAAGTGTATTATGTCGGGTTGCTTGCAGGAGAAAATGACGTTGGCAAGATAAAAGAAACTGGTGATGGTCGTGAAATTAACCGCCACAACTTCAGTCTCGAAGAAATCGAACAAGCGCTCGGAAAAGAAGTTGTTCAAAGACTTTTAAAACTAATCAAATTTAGAAATGAGTACGAAGCCTTTAATGGCGATTTCAAAGTCTTAGATTCAGCAAAGGATGAAGTCCGCCTTTCGTGGCATAAGAATGAGAAAAGCTGTATGTTGTACATTGATTTAAAAACGAAAAAGTCAGTCATTGATTATATTGACGAGAATGGGAAGAGTAGTAAGTATTTTGTGTAG
- a CDS encoding cupin domain-containing protein, producing the protein MYNPPNDHSNQYYVHQTVNSPDQLTRNNEGNHQQEIEVLQNSINGKVTAFDLYHRLAKVAPVHHKKEIFQMAEDDQRHWWQLSQLYTSLTGSQPAYQAERVPFQSYQEGLERGYETRIAGYEQLRIGSLQTRNSSVYDVLVHACKDEWKHAKRLNELGWDAPDRMDYGPNPFTVNIDDATVQNNTFRTAIWTGKHLQVTLMSILPGEDIGLEIHPELDQFLRLEQGKGVVRMGDEQDQLNYEREVEEDFAIVIPAGKWHNLINTGTIPIKLYSIYAPPQHPRGTVHVTKADALAAEA; encoded by the coding sequence ATGTATAACCCCCCTAATGATCATTCAAATCAATACTATGTTCATCAAACAGTAAATTCACCAGATCAGTTGACGAGAAATAACGAAGGAAATCACCAACAGGAAATCGAAGTCCTGCAAAATAGTATAAATGGAAAGGTTACAGCCTTCGATCTTTATCACAGATTGGCCAAAGTGGCACCGGTTCATCACAAAAAAGAGATTTTTCAAATGGCAGAAGACGACCAACGGCATTGGTGGCAATTATCCCAGTTGTACACCTCGCTTACAGGAAGCCAGCCAGCCTATCAAGCCGAGCGCGTACCTTTTCAGTCTTACCAAGAGGGGTTGGAAAGGGGATATGAAACAAGAATAGCCGGGTATGAACAGCTCAGAATCGGTTCTCTACAGACAAGGAATTCATCTGTGTATGATGTTCTCGTGCATGCTTGTAAGGATGAATGGAAGCATGCGAAACGATTAAATGAGTTAGGGTGGGATGCTCCAGACAGAATGGACTACGGACCTAACCCATTTACAGTGAATATTGACGATGCTACAGTTCAGAATAATACGTTTCGCACCGCTATATGGACTGGAAAACACTTGCAGGTTACCTTAATGAGCATTTTACCTGGAGAAGATATTGGGTTAGAAATCCATCCTGAGCTCGACCAGTTCCTTCGTCTTGAACAAGGGAAAGGGGTCGTTCGAATGGGGGATGAGCAAGATCAATTAAACTATGAGAGGGAAGTAGAGGAAGACTTTGCGATCGTCATCCCAGCGGGCAAGTGGCATAATCTGATTAACACGGGGACAATCCCGATTAAGTTGTACTCGATCTATGCTCCACCTCAGCACCCTCGTGGTACGGTGCATGTGACAAAAGCAGATGCGTTGGCTGCTGAAGCGTGA
- a CDS encoding LacI family DNA-binding transcriptional regulator: MSYTIKDVAKHANCSIATVSRVINNQGGYSEKTKKKILDVIEELGYQPNAVARGLINKRTQTIGVLVPDLSSMLSSEILSGIESVAHKENLSVFISHTNTHGKRTSKYLKLLNEKRIDGLIFTSEYLKDEYLKEMKKMDIPIVLVSTESFKDSIPYVKVDDRRAAYSATNYLIENGHQDIVMISGPYADPIAGRPRVEGFKEALDEHSIPVDEANIFCTDGFLFEDGKKAFEELFNQNLNATAIFAASDELAVGVISAAYERGLTVPDDFSIIGYDNTKTAIMSNPPLTTVSQPLFRMGQTSCEMLLQMLKDEATVESRIMVHEIIERKTVKKI, translated from the coding sequence TTGAGTTATACAATCAAAGATGTGGCTAAACATGCCAATTGTTCAATTGCTACGGTTTCTCGAGTAATAAATAACCAAGGTGGATATTCAGAAAAGACAAAGAAAAAGATTCTGGATGTTATTGAGGAGTTAGGATATCAGCCGAATGCAGTAGCAAGAGGCCTGATAAATAAACGAACTCAGACGATTGGAGTACTTGTGCCTGATTTATCGAGTATGTTGTCCTCTGAAATTTTGAGTGGTATTGAAAGCGTTGCACATAAGGAGAATTTAAGCGTATTTATCTCTCACACCAATACACATGGAAAGCGGACATCAAAGTATTTGAAACTGCTGAATGAAAAGCGGATTGATGGTCTAATTTTTACTAGTGAGTATTTAAAGGATGAGTATCTTAAAGAAATGAAAAAGATGGATATTCCGATTGTCCTCGTTTCTACTGAGAGCTTCAAGGATTCGATTCCTTATGTTAAAGTGGATGATCGTCGCGCTGCCTATAGTGCGACAAATTACTTGATTGAAAATGGACATCAGGATATTGTGATGATAAGCGGTCCTTATGCCGATCCCATTGCAGGTAGACCAAGGGTAGAGGGATTTAAAGAAGCCTTAGATGAGCATTCAATTCCAGTTGATGAAGCTAATATTTTCTGCACTGATGGATTTTTATTTGAAGATGGCAAAAAAGCATTTGAAGAGTTATTTAATCAGAACTTAAATGCTACAGCTATTTTCGCAGCAAGTGACGAATTGGCAGTGGGTGTGATCTCTGCAGCGTATGAGCGAGGATTAACAGTACCGGATGACTTCTCAATTATTGGCTACGACAATACAAAAACAGCGATAATGAGCAATCCGCCCTTAACAACGGTATCCCAGCCACTGTTTAGAATGGGACAAACCTCATGTGAAATGCTTCTGCAAATGCTAAAAGATGAGGCAACCGTAGAAAGTAGAATAATGGTTCATGAGATAATCGAAAGAAAAACAGTAAAAAAAATATAA
- a CDS encoding ABC transporter substrate-binding protein, which produces MKKMLTGVATVTLSVALLVGCSGGEDDGRTKLELFSNKSESIDTYEALIEKFEEQNPEINIELNTPPEAETVLKTRLTKNDMPDLLSIGGNATYGELARAGVLNDFSDSEYIDKIQPAYLEMVGNLVGDEKEGQYGLPYATNVNTVIYNKDKFAELGLEVPTTWDEFKASLETIEEAGETPIYLTLKDAWTGMIPWNSIAANIQPEDFAAKMNSGETSFKESYPDVAEKMLTLLEFGHGDNFGVAYGDGNTAFAKGESVYYLQGNWAIPEIKNANADIDLGVFALPVTNDSKQNKLVSGVDVLLTMSEDTKHSEEAIKFIEFMIEEENAEKYINDQKSFSALEGVYQEDPTMEGIKVNFEEGRLTSFPDHYYPTGMQAANLIQEFLIDQKTDTFLEKIDKEWEKVQNR; this is translated from the coding sequence ATGAAGAAAATGTTAACAGGTGTCGCCACAGTTACGTTAAGTGTAGCATTGCTAGTAGGATGTAGTGGTGGAGAAGATGATGGGAGAACGAAGCTAGAATTATTCTCAAATAAATCGGAGAGTATTGATACTTATGAAGCACTAATCGAAAAATTTGAAGAGCAAAATCCTGAAATAAATATTGAATTAAATACGCCACCAGAAGCAGAAACTGTGCTGAAAACAAGGTTAACTAAAAATGATATGCCAGATTTATTATCTATCGGTGGAAACGCGACATATGGAGAACTCGCTCGAGCGGGCGTTCTAAACGATTTCTCTGATTCTGAATATATCGATAAGATTCAACCAGCTTACCTCGAGATGGTAGGAAATTTAGTGGGGGATGAGAAAGAGGGGCAATACGGCCTTCCCTACGCAACAAATGTAAATACCGTTATCTATAATAAAGATAAATTTGCTGAATTAGGATTAGAAGTACCCACAACTTGGGACGAGTTTAAAGCTTCACTAGAAACCATTGAAGAAGCTGGTGAAACACCAATTTACTTAACATTAAAGGATGCTTGGACTGGAATGATTCCTTGGAATTCAATTGCAGCGAACATTCAACCAGAAGATTTTGCAGCGAAAATGAACTCAGGGGAAACTAGCTTCAAAGAAAGTTATCCAGACGTTGCTGAGAAAATGCTAACCCTACTTGAATTTGGTCATGGAGATAACTTTGGAGTTGCATATGGTGATGGGAATACAGCATTTGCTAAGGGTGAGAGTGTCTATTACCTTCAAGGAAATTGGGCTATTCCAGAAATAAAAAATGCAAACGCAGATATTGATTTAGGGGTGTTTGCCCTTCCTGTAACAAATGATTCGAAGCAGAATAAATTAGTGTCTGGTGTGGATGTTCTTTTAACGATGAGTGAAGATACAAAGCATTCTGAAGAAGCGATAAAATTTATTGAATTCATGATAGAAGAAGAAAACGCTGAAAAATATATTAATGATCAAAAATCATTTTCAGCTCTCGAAGGAGTTTACCAGGAGGATCCAACAATGGAAGGAATTAAAGTGAATTTTGAGGAAGGACGTTTAACTAGTTTCCCAGACCACTACTATCCAACAGGTATGCAAGCGGCCAATTTAATTCAAGAATTCTTAATCGATCAAAAAACAGACACTTTCCTGGAGAAAATCGACAAAGAGTGGGAAAAGGTTCAAAACCGTTAA
- a CDS encoding carbohydrate ABC transporter permease — protein sequence MHTRKRAYILMTIPALILFFTFHTYPALQGVFYSFTDWRGYGDWNFVGLKNYLNVFKDERAIEAYLFTFKFAIVSTILVNVFSLLVAMGLNSRIKFRKTLRAVYFLPNILSILIVGYIFNFIFAHFLPDIADALGIEFLTKNILGNPDLAWIGVVIVAVWQAVAFNTILYLAGLVTISDDVYEAASIDGANFWQKFWKITFPLIAPFFTINMVLAMKNFLMVFDHIISLTGGGPGRATESISILIYRGGFEGGEFAYQSANAVVYFIIIVAISVFQIRILQKREVDM from the coding sequence ATGCATACAAGAAAAAGAGCTTATATCTTAATGACAATTCCCGCCCTAATCCTCTTTTTCACTTTTCATACTTACCCTGCTTTACAAGGTGTCTTCTATAGCTTTACAGACTGGCGAGGATATGGTGATTGGAATTTTGTGGGCCTGAAAAACTATCTGAATGTATTTAAGGATGAGCGTGCAATTGAAGCCTATTTATTCACATTTAAGTTTGCGATTGTATCGACCATTTTAGTAAATGTTTTTAGTTTATTGGTTGCCATGGGACTAAATTCTCGAATCAAATTTCGAAAAACGTTAAGAGCTGTGTACTTTTTACCAAACATTTTAAGTATCTTAATTGTCGGTTATATTTTTAACTTTATCTTTGCTCACTTTCTACCGGATATTGCAGATGCTTTAGGGATTGAGTTTTTAACAAAGAATATTTTAGGAAATCCTGATTTAGCATGGATTGGAGTAGTGATTGTTGCTGTTTGGCAGGCAGTAGCCTTTAACACAATTCTATATTTAGCCGGACTTGTGACAATATCAGATGATGTGTACGAAGCAGCAAGTATTGATGGAGCGAATTTTTGGCAGAAATTTTGGAAGATTACCTTTCCGCTAATCGCACCTTTCTTCACGATTAATATGGTACTCGCAATGAAGAATTTCTTAATGGTATTCGACCATATTATTTCTTTAACAGGTGGAGGTCCAGGTAGAGCCACTGAATCTATTTCAATACTAATCTACAGAGGTGGATTTGAAGGTGGAGAATTTGCCTATCAATCAGCCAATGCAGTTGTGTATTTTATCATCATTGTAGCCATTTCTGTATTCCAAATTAGAATACTCCAAAAGAGAGAGGTGGATATGTAA
- a CDS encoding carbohydrate ABC transporter permease, whose translation MVGKKANWIVTILLIIGTLLILFPLYLTITIALKTPKELAESFIAFPKEFRFQNFADAIEMTGFFSALGNSLFITVFVVALTLLTNSMVAYAIARNMHKKAYKLLFYYFVSAMFVPFPIIMLPIVKQTSSWGLDNLVGLILLYIVYGLAFNVFIYVGYIKSIPKELEEAAIMDGASTWKVFWKVIFPLLSPMNATVGILTTLWAWNDFMLPLVILSDQSMATLPLVQFIFQSQFSTDYNLAFASYLMALSPMIIVYIFAQKWIISGVAKGAIK comes from the coding sequence ATGGTAGGGAAAAAGGCGAATTGGATCGTCACGATCTTACTAATAATAGGGACTCTTCTTATATTATTTCCGTTGTATTTAACCATTACGATTGCCCTGAAAACACCTAAGGAATTGGCTGAATCCTTTATTGCTTTCCCGAAAGAATTCCGTTTTCAGAATTTCGCAGATGCTATTGAAATGACCGGATTTTTTAGTGCTTTAGGAAACAGCTTATTTATAACAGTGTTTGTTGTAGCATTAACATTATTAACAAATTCAATGGTTGCCTATGCGATTGCTCGAAACATGCATAAGAAAGCATACAAACTTTTATTTTATTACTTTGTAAGTGCGATGTTCGTTCCTTTTCCGATTATCATGTTACCAATTGTGAAGCAAACGAGCTCATGGGGTTTAGATAATCTTGTAGGCTTAATATTATTATACATAGTGTATGGGCTGGCCTTTAATGTCTTTATCTATGTAGGATACATTAAATCCATTCCGAAGGAGCTAGAAGAAGCTGCAATTATGGATGGAGCGAGCACTTGGAAAGTATTCTGGAAGGTAATCTTTCCGTTATTAAGCCCAATGAATGCAACAGTGGGGATTTTAACTACATTGTGGGCATGGAATGATTTTATGTTGCCATTAGTCATTTTAAGTGACCAAAGTATGGCGACATTACCGCTAGTTCAATTCATTTTCCAATCCCAATTTAGTACGGATTATAATCTGGCATTTGCTTCATATTTGATGGCATTGTCTCCGATGATTATTGTATATATCTTTGCACAAAAATGGATTATTAGTGGCGTAGCGAAAGGTGCTATCAAGTAG
- a CDS encoding glycoside hydrolase family 13 protein produces the protein MEQKWWQTAVIYQIYPRSFQDSNGDGIGDIKGIISRLGYLEKLGINSIWLSPVYKSPNDDNGYDISDYEDIMDEFGTMDDMEALIEEAKKRDIKIVMDLVVNHTSDEHKWFMEARKGKDNEYRDYYIWRDPVNGKAPNGLPSTFSGSAWEYDEASGQYYLHLFSKKQPDLNWENKKVREEIWDMMNFWLDKGIGGFRMDVIDLVGKIPDEEITGNGPKLHEYLQEMNAETFGNHDVLTVGETWGATPEIAKLYSDPARKELSMVFQFEHVGLDQQPGKEKWDLKVLEINELKEVLTKWQTSLDNRGWNSLFWNNHDLPRIVSRWGNDSDFRVESAKMFAILLHLMKGTPYIYQGEEIGMTNCPISSIDEVEDIESVNMYHERLAEGYPVEDIIHSINVKGRDNARTPMQWDDTEYGGFTSGTPWLHVNENYKDINVKTSLGDPNSIFYTYQKLIQLRKDNQIIVWGSFELVTETPKQVFAYYRTYNQEKWLIVTNFSEDVHEISLPEIGVKDEIIVQNYQRSSVDFESVTLSPYEAFAVKL, from the coding sequence ATGGAACAAAAATGGTGGCAGACCGCTGTAATCTATCAAATCTATCCAAGGAGTTTCCAGGATAGTAACGGAGACGGAATTGGAGATATCAAGGGGATTATTAGCCGACTAGGCTATCTTGAAAAGCTAGGAATCAATTCCATATGGCTTAGCCCGGTCTATAAATCGCCGAATGATGATAATGGATATGATATTAGTGATTATGAAGATATCATGGATGAATTCGGTACTATGGATGATATGGAAGCGTTAATTGAAGAAGCGAAAAAACGGGATATTAAGATTGTTATGGATTTGGTCGTTAACCATACTTCAGATGAACATAAATGGTTTATGGAAGCAAGAAAAGGAAAAGACAACGAGTACAGAGATTATTATATTTGGAGAGATCCGGTAAATGGAAAAGCCCCTAATGGGTTGCCATCAACATTTAGTGGATCGGCTTGGGAATACGATGAAGCAAGTGGGCAGTATTATCTTCATTTATTTAGTAAAAAACAGCCAGATTTAAATTGGGAAAATAAAAAGGTTCGCGAAGAAATTTGGGATATGATGAACTTCTGGTTAGATAAAGGTATCGGTGGATTTAGAATGGATGTCATCGATCTAGTTGGGAAAATCCCTGACGAAGAGATTACGGGAAATGGACCAAAGCTGCATGAGTACCTTCAAGAAATGAATGCAGAAACATTCGGTAACCATGATGTGCTAACCGTGGGTGAAACATGGGGGGCCACTCCTGAGATTGCCAAGCTGTATTCGGATCCTGCTCGTAAAGAATTATCAATGGTGTTTCAGTTTGAGCATGTAGGTCTAGATCAGCAGCCAGGAAAAGAAAAATGGGATCTAAAAGTGCTAGAAATCAATGAATTAAAGGAAGTACTGACAAAATGGCAAACATCCCTAGATAATCGAGGGTGGAATAGCTTATTTTGGAATAATCATGACCTTCCTCGAATCGTATCCCGTTGGGGAAATGATTCAGACTTTCGAGTTGAAAGTGCAAAAATGTTTGCGATTCTCCTTCATTTAATGAAAGGAACGCCGTATATTTATCAAGGCGAAGAAATTGGGATGACCAATTGTCCTATTTCTAGTATTGATGAGGTAGAAGATATTGAGAGTGTTAACATGTATCATGAGCGATTAGCAGAAGGATACCCTGTAGAAGACATCATTCATTCGATCAATGTAAAAGGTCGAGACAACGCTCGTACTCCTATGCAATGGGATGATACGGAATATGGTGGTTTTACTTCTGGAACACCTTGGCTACATGTGAATGAAAACTATAAAGACATTAACGTGAAAACTAGTTTGGGAGATCCAAATTCTATCTTCTATACCTACCAAAAGTTGATTCAGTTGCGTAAAGATAACCAAATAATCGTGTGGGGATCCTTTGAACTTGTAACAGAAACACCTAAACAAGTTTTTGCCTATTATCGAACATATAATCAGGAAAAGTGGCTGATCGTAACTAATTTTAGTGAAGATGTACATGAGATCAGTCTCCCTGAAATAGGCGTAAAAGATGAGATTATTGTGCAAAATTATCAGAGAAGCTCAGTGGATTTTGAGAGTGTAACCTTAAGTCCTTATGAAGCATTTGCTGTAAAACTATAG